Within Seriola aureovittata isolate HTS-2021-v1 ecotype China chromosome 12, ASM2101889v1, whole genome shotgun sequence, the genomic segment AGGGACAGTCAAACAACCTTACTACTgttttgacaaaatgatcaataattaaaaGTGATGGTAAATAAATGAGATTGCAAAACCTagcatcaaaaaataaaaagaaccaCCTGTTTACAAAGATTTACTAATAATTTACCACCAGTGGCGACTGCTTTGCTCCTGCCCACCACAAATGCCCAATCACAGGGGTTGTTGATTTGTCAACCCTGTCTGTATGAGCATAACATTGGGTGATACAATAACCAAATTATCAATATTGTCTCCATTTTAAGATGCTGGCATAggaattgtgtgtttgtctgttaaGTAAAGGGCAATCAACCCTCCGCCCTCTGTGACAAGAAATCACTGTGACTTCTTGTTATGGCCACAGCTCACGTCATCCCTGTGCTTAACCTTTCATGCTTTTTGTGTAACTATTAAGCAGGAAGCGTGGTCCCATATTCAAAATCGGCTCAAGCTGCTGGACATGTTGCCCAACCTCATTTCCACTTCCTGCCCGAGCCATGCATCATGATTGGAGCCGCACCCAGTCCGGCTTTGCAATCAActaaatgcaattttttttttttcagtatatttttttggggtttttgtgcctttatttgacagtatagtggagagagacaggaaatggggaggcagagagagggggaatgatagcagcaaaggccgtccgatgcgggactcgagccggggccaactgcagcgaggactgaagcctctacacatggggcacctgcttagaccactacgccacacgacgccccgttgttgtttgattttgatatgttttatgttttgaacACTGTACACCTACATACTTGTTAAACTACGTGGGCAGGGCATAGATTTAAAAACTGATCACACAAGCAGAAATCTTCTTTGTTTGGGAACTACTCTGTCACAATTAAAATGTTGTCAATGTTTCTTGGTTTTATTTGAGACAGTGTAGTTtggtatgttttattttcattttgggtTTATTTTAGAGACACTTGTAATGCTTGTTTTTGGAGAGTCCTGTTTTGATtatatttgttgctttttttttaaacagcaccATTAGCATCAaccatttttccctttttagtttatctcatttcttttttttttttttcttttttttttttttacaaatttgcCAAGCATCTTacttattaaagaaaaaaaacatctgttttatgttgcttcccttttcccctgaAGAGCTAGGTTGAAACATTACATATGttttttcaaacaagaaaaaggagaaatggTCCCAGACAACttcactggaaaaacaaatcagtgcCAGCACACTGATCACCAAACTGAATTGTCCTGCTTCCCTTCCTTTCCAAGAGCCACTATTTTCACAGCTATTGCATGAAGTACATTTTATGGATTTACAGAAAAcgggcctcattcaccaatatcttcttaagtattttcttaaattctttcttaAGTTGTTCTTAAGAAACTTCctaagaaaacaagaaaactcTACGTCAAATTCATGAATGTGTTCTTAAGCCGCAGAATTGTGCGCACCTGTGTTCTTAGATTGATGAATGCCAGTCTCCTCGTAATTGAAAGTATGTGCCAGTTGGCCCTAATCAGCATAggtaaatgccaaaaaatgcccTTAAAAGGGCATGAAACCGAAAGTtcgtgtgcagacacagacagaaattaCAGAGAGATACCATACCAAAACGAAgtggaggtactgctgcaggaagtgagcTGCAAACGATCAGTTAAGTGTTAATGTAGcgttcatttgttttaaaagacCACAatactttgtaaaaaaaaagttatttttaaaaaatatagtataaatGACAAagatattattgtaatttaaataatataatattatataactgtAGAACTGAAGAAAATGCAATAACCACTTATTTTGCTCAAACATGTTAGCACTCTTGAGTGAGTGTAGATTCTGTTCTTACCTAAGAACAAACcccaaataagaaaacataaaatctataaaataagTTTGGTCAGTAAAATAGTTCCCGCAGGAATGTAAAGACATAGTGGCATTAAGTAGAATATCTCAAGTAGCCTACTTTTAAAATTATGCTGACAGTGCATGACACAGTGTACATAGGTACTTTCCACCACTCACAGTGCCCTCATTTCAACTTTATTGTTTCTTGTATCATCTCAGTAAGCGAGCAGAGAGCAACAAAGCAGGAAGGAGCAGACACTTTTGTCACAGTTTGAAGAGAGGGTGagagttttatttgtcacaaacaGCTAGATACAATAGTTCAGTGTTTTGCGTGTGTTAAAAGATGgcaataatattatttataatatataatataatatatattataataatatttatagtATGTAggttccatcaacaacaaaaaaacattttttaggttaattataaaatcatattttctccTGATCCCTggatttttctgcttttacagTTTAACGGGGATCCACATTACCATACACATTTAAACTTGATGCAGAAAATGGTAGGTGACCATGACAATCGTGAGGTGGAGATGATGCCGTCATCCAACATGGATGAAGAAATTGGGGGAAATGGAGTGGGAGACCATCTCAATCACAACCCAGTCCACAAACCATATGTGGCTCAAAAGTTTGGATGTACCCCCAAGAACCTCTGCTTCATGGCAGCTGCAACCCTCCTCATCTTTATCATTGGTAAGAGTTCATTGAATGAAGAGGCTGGTTTATACTGAGATTACATCACTCTAAAATAATGTGTGGAGTTCCACAGGGATCAATCTTAGGACCACTACTTTTCTGTATTGATATGAATCTGTATATGGTGTTGTCATCAGGAGACTCGGTATGTCTTTCCTCACCTATGCTGATGACACAGAGCTTTATGTGGCTGTGTCCTGATGATAAAGGAAcaatttgtgcttttctttggtcctgtctgtctctggttgTTCCTTATGTGAAACCACTGCTTTTTTCAGGATACTTAATTGGCTACCTGGTCCATCAAAAGAAAGACTTGGTTCCCAGCCCTGCAGTCTGCATGCTCCCAACTGAACAACCTACTCTCCATGAGACCGGTGCTGCCCCTCTTATGGACTGGGACGATGTCAAAGAGCTTTTGGCTGAAAAACTCACTGCAACCAAATTTGAACCTGTCTTTAGGTAAGTCTAAAGCCCACACACTGTAAATTCTGCAGTGAAGCAGGGTTGACTTCTTCATAAAATGACTATTACTGTGAAATTTCTTATTTGTGTTACATTGTATTCATTGAATCCTGTTTGCttccctccatttttcttttcccgtcatgttttgtttcctcttatCATAGTGAGTTTACCAGCAACAGCCATCAGGCTGGTTCTCTGGGAGATGAAGATCTGGCGATCAAGGTGATCAAAAGGTTTAAAGAGTACGGCATGAACACCTGGACTGATGAGCACTTTGTTAAGGTTCAGGACCCCCCAGCTTCTGGCTCCAACAGAGTTGTTTTCAAGGACGGGAAAGAGGAGCGCCCAAATGGATTCCTGTCCTACAGTGCTAATGGAACAGTAACGGTAATCTACAAGCAAAAttaagaagatttttttttttattaaatagagaaaatgccttaattccttttttttttttgcccaggGTGCCGTTGTGTATGCACACTATGGGCAGGAAAGCGACTTAACGTTTCTGCAGGGCAGGAACATCAACCTGAATGGCAGGGTTGTGCTGGTCAGAGCTGGTAGGATCAGTTTTGCTGAGAAGGTGGGTGGTTTTAGTAAGAAATATAacttattattataaacattattcttctttttccccTCAGTCTAAAGTATATATttagagtatatatatatatattttgaactTTGCTGTTATCTTTTTGCTTACAGGTAGCCAATGCTGCCAAAATGAATGCCTCTGCTGTGTTGATCTATGCAGACCCCTTGGATTACTCTATCGGAGACACCACTCAGCTCTTTGGACATGTGAGTGTGGGCAGTTTAGAAGCATGTTAGTTATTTAGAGacattcagttttgtttctgtgtgctgAGGATATTAATCTTACTTATTACAATATgtagatttctgttcttggctgacagtaAATGAACCTGATATGGTCTTCAGCTGTTGTAGgaatatttgatttgaataataattatagGCATAATAATGTAGaatttaatgtgtttctgtttttttgtttttttttgtgtgtgtaattttcttaatttccaGTTTAGAAGCTTGAAGATGAGCCTCTAGGCTGCTGGGAAGATTAGtcttgaaaacaaaagaatttTGTTGTAAACTGATATCTGCTGGTCAAACTTCATAAGACTTGTTTCTGTCCATCACAGGTCCACATGGGTTCAGGGGACCCTTACACGCCAGGCTTCCCCTCCTTCAACCACACCCAGTTTCCTCCTGTCCAGTCTTCAGGTCTACCAACAATCTTGGCTCAGACCATCACAACAGCTATGGCTACTAGCATTCAGAGGTAAGGCTCAGACATACTGTGGACCATCTGAAATGATGCttttaaaaagacagacatTATAAAAACTCTGAATTAAATACAGTACCTTGTTTGTcaactttaaatattcaaatagtttTCTTAGTAGCAGCATACATCATGTTTATTGTCTGTGTCCTACAGGGGGCTTGGGGGTCAGAGTGGGCCGGCAGAATGGGCACTCTACCATAAACTTGGAGACGACACAGATGTTATCACCGTGGAGGTCGACAATGTTCTTACTGATAAAAAGATACATAATGTCTTTGGCGTGATCAAAGGCTTTGTGGATGCAGGTACGATGAGATGCTTATTTAACAAGAGAGAGATACTGTGATCAGGAAGTCGGTTTACTGAACAGAGTGTGAGTTGTTCTCATTGTCTTTTTCAATTTTAGATCGGTATGTGGTCATCGGTGCCCAGAGAGACGCATGGGGTCCAGGTTTTGCAACATCAACCGTTGGCACTAGCGTCCTCGTTGAGCTGGCTCGTTCCATCTCAGACATGGTGAAGAATGGTGAGTCTCGGATAACAGCAGCTGTTTAGTTTGGAGAAGATTTTGACCACAATAATATTGATGGAATGGATGTACATGTAATATTCATATCAGATCCTGATTATTGTATGTCATGTAGGAGCTAAAGAAACTAGTCATTGGACATGCCTCATCAAGTTATTGAAGTATTTTCTATTTAGTGAGGGCCCTGCTCTTTTTGTTAATATGCATTTGTTATCCATTTCAACAGATGGATTCAAGCCAAGGAGGACGATTGTGTTTGCTAGCTGGAGTGCTGGAGAATATGGGAGCGTTGGTGCCACCGAGTGGTTGGAGGTGAGAATTGCAACTTTGTAATACAACATTTTCTTGATGAGCAGCTTTAATGGAATAATGAAACTGATTGGTGTTTGTactcttcattttattttattttttgcatgtcTAGGGTTATCTGTCTTCTCTGAACATGAAAGCCTTCTCCTACATCAACCTGGACGGTGTTGTAACAGGTATTTACGGTTAGAAACATGTTGGACATCTTGTCCACATCTAGATGATCAACATGTATAACTGATATTGACTTATAGAACAGCAATGTGTtaaatgacaatgtgacagcTATCACTCCAATGTGCAGCTCCTCTCAGGTTTGTAGTTAGTTTCAATTTTTAGCTGTCCACCCCCAACTTTAATCTTTGGGTTCAGTCTCCAAGCTCTCATAGCGTCACTTTGGGCCGCCGCAGGCAGCTGTTGGAGTGAAAAAGGTGTAAAACCCCATTATACACTACCTGCTTGATATCAAAGGGCAGATAGACACAGATAGGGACCAGCTAGTGAATATAGTGGAGCAATGTTATGTTCActgcttgtttctgttgtccccaagtggccaaaacaaccagttatactgtaaatatagGAAAGTTTTAAACTtgcaattttattttcagattgaCTGAATGTAAGTCTTCTTCTCCAGGTCGCAGTGGATTTAAAGTAGCAGGCAGTCCCTTGATGCACGGCCTGATCGAGAACACTCTGAAAGAGGTAAACCGGCAGCAATTCGatacaattcattcatttgttttctaaatttttCAAACgctaatataataaatacactTGCTTTGTCCTCAGGTGAACTTCGGCAAGGATCAGTCTCTCTTTACTCATTTTGGAAAGGGTAACTGGGAATCAGATGTGTAAGTCTGACCAGGCTGTCGCATTCCCATCCACAGTCTCAGTGTTTAtacatctccatgacaaccaaaattttcacattcacaactGGAATGTGTGGGCTAGCCATCATACTCACATTTAGCAAATGTTCACCACTTAatcttctttttcattgtttattttccagtttGGAGCCTCTGAAGTTGGATAACGCTGCGTATCCTTTCCTGGCCTTCTCTGGCATTCCCTCAGTCTCATTTAGATTCACCTCTGGTAACTCAGTAAGTCGTCCTGATGTACcaaaaattattaatattttctaacCATACCCCAGGACGAACCCTAACCCATTATGTCAAAATGTGGTTCATCCAGGGATGTATCTAACCTAACTAATTCTTTACACATCTTTTTCCCCTCTTAGGACTACCAATACTTTGGCACAATGCTGGACACCAGGGAGAAGCTGAACTCGGCCACGGCCAACCAGGTTCCTCAGCTGGCTGTAACATCGGCCCGGTTCGCAGGTCACATTGCGCTGAGGCTGGTCCATGATCATCTGTTGCAGATGGACCTGGGGAAGTACGAGAAGATTATACGTACTCATGTGGCTCAGATCAATACGAAAGTGAAGAATGTTCAGAGGGTGAGTGGCCAATGATGATCTTGCAAACTAAGATTGTATTTACCTTTTTTGAGGGCGAATTCTTGAAGAAATCAAGGTTGACCTGACTCAGAGTTCTGCACACAGATAAAGAATAAATGATTATCTATCTTTGTAAAGTAGCAAGTTTATATGTTTTTAGTGCcatttcatttgtcagttttttcCAATGCTGTCTTTATTATATAACTCAAATGTGCATTGAAGATGCACATTcctttaattttgtttattcagAACACACATTTACCCGTGTTGATGCCATGTGTGTTTCCAGATGAAGCCCCAGCTGTTGCCCAAGGCGCTGACAGTGCAGTGGTTGATCTCAGCCTATGGCTCCTACAGCCGTGCCTCTCGCAACCTGGCAACAGAAATCCAGAACAGTGACCTGGAGGACATCGAGATGTGCCGCATCATCAATGACCGCATCATGGCGGTAAGATCTCTACAGTGAAGGGTTTAGTATGGAGACATTCTGTGGAAAAGCAAGTCTCAGCATGTCTTAATGGTGCAGTATCTCTAAAGTTGCACTTGAAGCAGctataatctgtttttattattagaaTATATGCGATGaccatgtgactgtgtgaaggGGGTCACTTGAAGTGATGAACCTACAAAGAATTAACACCCAAATTTGCAGTTCTCCTTTTTTACAGAGCTTGATATCAAGttccagctcattgtttagctgtctgTTCTGCAGCCTTACTGTTTTGATTTGCTCTCACTGCTCTTGTTGTTTTCAACTGCAGCTGGTTTTCaacaaaaagctctgataaagtTACCGTACACTCCCCGCAGAGCAagaaacagcagacagacatatTTAGAGAGATATTTAATTCACATAAGGACtgtaaataatcaaaattaAGTTTTTCTTTAACTAATACTACTTGTAGTGGACAAGAAagctaaaaaacacattttgtttgagGTATTTCGTTCTCCCTGTGTCTTCTGTCAATATTATCCAAAGGCAGattgttgtattttcatttttccaagGTATAGGTTGTATAGCTGAGCATTTAGGTGTAAAATAACCAGCCTACAAAGGCatgacatcaaaaaaaaaaaaaatccttcctcCTTCATCCCGTGTTTTTCCCCTTGTTTCTGCAGGTGGAAAGGAACTTCCTGTCACCCTACGTGTCTCCCAAAGATAGTCCTTTCCGCCACATCCTGCTGGGCTCTGGCCCCCACACTGTCACAGCTCTGTCCAACCATCTCGACGCCCTCAGGAACGACGACCCCGATTCGGACGCCGACTTGTTCCGCAACCAGTTTGCCTTGGCGACCTGGACCATTCAGGGCTGTGCCAACTCATTAGCAGGCGACATCTGGTCCTTGGATAATGAAATCTAAAAAATATCCCCCCTGTTCCCTTGTTCATGGTTTTGCCCTCTTATCACAACTGGCAGTGTGAAAACCAGAACACATCACCTATGTTCAAaaattttcaacatttcagctgcCTCATCTCCCTCCTTTCCGTAATTCTCCATAAGGCcaaatattaatgataaaatgtgtgtaAGCCTTATGAATAACAAAATCGTTCAGTTGTTTCAGGAggttatttttttccactgctttaGAAAGagaaattcttttattttaacatgtgGCACTTAAATACCACAATATTGAGAACTTGAATGCTAGTAACAACGAGACAGCACAGAATACCAAGAAGTAGATTACTACCACAACATACATTATTTTGGGCAAGGTTTTGATTTTCAAAGAAGCTGCTAGATGTGTGAATAGTTAATACTCCTTATGATTCAACAGTGATGGTATTGCTGACAGTGCAGACCATCATGAGAGGCTCAAGACAATTCAGAGAAGAAAattgttgttgtgacagtgcTTGACCAGATGATGGAGACAAAGTAAAccatatgtttttcttttacttcaaaAGGAGTACAATGTGTAACTTCAttcatttgtcagttttgaATTGTTGGGTGAAGCAGCAACTAATAATTTGAATTGAATGTTTTAGAATTCATTATACAAACCAAAtcactctgctctgtttgttgAGGCTGCAGCCACTAAGTGTAGTAATATTGCAAAATTGTGGCATGTTCCTTTAAGAGTGGGCTGACAGCCTGAATGTGAAGCAGAGATGTGAGAGAAATAAAGATGCCTCACCTCGCTGCTGATTCTTTCTGCAATAAACACTACAATGATAGATATGGGCAGGATTTGTAGTGGGGCAAGTAGAGGTATATCACAACATAGTATTAACAGGAAATGTCCGAAGATGGATTAGTTTTACTATAAACTGTAGTTGCTTTTACTTATAggctaaaaaaaatcaataaatgcctatttacacaacaatgaaaataaataaagatggtacaaatatttctaaataaacaAGCAATTTGTCAATTAAGCATGATCTTTTTGGTAATGCTTTAGCATTATTagtgttttctattttaaatataCTCTAAACATTTTTGACACCCCTTCCTTTTCTCGtctttttaaagcaaaataatATTGTAACTAGAAATTTAACATATTCCCTCTTGCAATAAAGAATGAATACAACAATGCCCACTGgacttttttattcattacactCAGATGTTTACCACAGTTTccagtgacaaataaaaaacaaaacaaaataaaagggtTATTTTTAAGAAGCAAATACACTAACTATATAACTAACTAACTGGTACACAAACGAGCCAGTTTTCCCTCTCTGGAGTGATCCGTCTTCAGACACATAGACGATCTTTGTGTTGTACAAAGACGGCAAGGACCTGACGCCAGCAGCCTCAGCACTCAAACCTCGGCTGTGTTTGCAGACAGGTCTGGCTGTGCAGGGGAACCACTCAACACGGACCGGTGCAAACTTCATTTAGTGTCAACTTCATTCCCGCCACGGCCGAGGCCCTTTAAATCGTTAGAGATGCCAGGACTTGTGAACTTGTAGCCGGGTTACTGgagtgcaaaaaaaacacaccggAACAGAAGGTGACAACAAGTGACAGCAGCTGAGATTGACAGGTAGGCACACTCACTGATATGACGACTGTAACCCATAACAAACATTAATGAACTTCATCATTTCTCTGTCAAAATATTGGCTTTGTGAAAATGCTACTCTGTGGGGTCAGAGTCGTCTAAAGTTTTTGCCAGCAAGTTTTTGAAGCTGCGTGGCGGGAAGGAGCCAACAGGTgagagctgctgtcactgcCTCTATTGTGAAACACTGCAGCACTTTGTTACACAATCTTAGTCACTGATGGTGCTAACATTAACAAACTGAGATGGACTGACATGTAGTCGAGAGGTTGCTAAACGGCAAAGgtgtctctgtgtcctgtgACACATTCAGACAGGTAGCTTAGCTGTAATAACACCCCCAGTGGCAAAGTACTGAGCTTTTAACTAATTAATAAATAGGCATTTTTCACGGAAGACATTTGGACATGTTGCAgtgagaaaagcacaggtgtaaataatcaaattagtgatggctgaattccaaTTAGCTTCTAtgggtcctggtattgtgcgtTCTGGCTCCAGCATCTTTAATGCTATTAGCAACACCCTTTACTCCTTccagtcaaaatgtctgctgtgtgaaatgcctatggaaaaaaaatgaaaatgaaaagcgTAATGTGTCACTCAGGCTAGCATGAATCTAGCTGTGGAGGTGTTTACCCTGTTTCTCCCCCTGCAAGTAAATATGACAAATGTAATAAGTGAGTATTAACCTTCCTCTCCAGGTTACTTATAAGTGAATGTATAAAACACCTTACCTGTGAAGGCGTAGTGCAGCACTTACAGATAAGGAATAAATATGAATGCATACTCATACTCTAAAGGTATTTCTTATAATTAGTGCAGAATGCTCCTCATCACGAGGAAACTGGTTAGTCTTGGGACTTTTTTCAGTAAATTGAATTAGTTAATAAGATCAGCAAGAAATCTTCTGACTCTTGAATTTGAACCTcagtctttctgtgtgttttacatgaaagaaaaacttgatGTGATTGTGATTTTGCAGTATATAAAAGTTCATCCAAGAAATGTGATCACTCAGGATGAATAAAATATCCCCaagtacagaaataaaaaaatataaaatatgcagCTTAGCATTTCTTGTTCCCACTTGCTGTGTGTTAtcgcccccccccacacacacacaaacacatgcacacaaacacacacatacacatacaaatacacacacctgGTGTCAGATTGTCAGATACTAGGCCTGAGGGTagcagaacaacacacacacactcacacacacacgtcctcaTAGAGAAGTTACAACAAGCATTAGGGATTGTCAGCTGCTGTCAATATTGTATCATCATTATGCTTGAAGTTTCTCAATGGAAACACTCTTaatccttttctctttctgccacccacacacacacacacacacctgttatCACGTCATACACACACGACCAACTTGCTGTAATAGCCGTCATTATCTGTCGATCTATGAGTAATGCTCATGGTTTTGTGATCAGTTATGTGCACATGTAAGCCATGTGCacataactgatttttttatcGGTGCAATTACCTGTCATGGTTGCCAGTGTTTAACTGTAAAATCGGATTGATCCACTGTCTTCCAACGGTGTAAAGTCCAGCTAACTCACGTACAGTAGACTGTATTTATTTAGAATTATTTCTTGTCTAATATGCATCTCAGTTCAGTTTATAGCGGACAGTCAGTTGACATTTAAGTATCTGACTTTATAAACCTTGTAGTATGATGATAATTATTGGCTTTCAGTTTGATACAAAAGTCTATAAGGGTCTGTAAATAGaaatttaaaggagctatttgttcattttttctattgctacatagccaacattagctttaacagctgtttacttaccagtctataAGAAATGTTGAAaggtcagcatcaaactttatacctttactcaccaagagctgtctctagTGCTGGAAAGCAACGCtgatgttaactcttgttttgcttctgtttctatcacgtcttttcttctacagaaattagcatgctaaacagcTAGCTATGGCCTGGTTggcccatctcatcactttctgattgCGACTCTGTGTAGCATCCAGTCtagtagcactgctcagaggatgtattataacttCTTTTATTGCAACTGCAACGATGGCTGACGCTCTTCGCAAGCAACAGTCACTACCACCCAGCTCGGGAACGACAGTGGAATCTTTTTCCAATTTAATGCAGGACTCTAAACATCTTTAATGATTCCATTGTctctatgtttgtgttttaccatGTAACTGGAAACTACTGGATAAGACAGTGTATACAACACCAACTTAACTACCTTTTATGACAACAGCCTCTGGTTGATGCTATTTGAGGTCAGAGCAATCTTTCTCCACCCTTGTCTGCATGAATCTGTTGCACAGAatagacaaagagagacaagtTGCATtgactgtagctgctgctaGAAGATATGCAGGATGTGACGTCCCTTCTAACATGCTGAAGCTTTGATGTGGTTAGCGTGTTATGTTTGGTTTTGAATTCAATCAGCTGCCCTATAGTAGAGCTGTCAGTGTAATGGTGCCATGCAAAACCTGTTATTATACAACCGGCTGATGATCTCTCTTCACCAGAAAGGGTTGCACGGTTTCACAGCACACTTTGGGGTCTGGTATTGTAGTAGGCACTTGGAAATATGTTATtgatttgacattaaaaaatgCTAGCAATACAGTTTAATGCAGTATCAGTGGAAAGACAAACTAGCTTCAATATGACATCCATTAACACAACATGAAACTGGAGAGAGTAATTTTAATGGAAATTATATTGTTTGAAAATATTCGACTTCATGCAGTTGCAGAAAAGCCTAATTGATTACCAATATCATTTATTTGTGactgaatttgatttaaaaaaaaaaaagagttattgTATTTACaagattattttgtgtttccaaAAGggtaaaaacaaatgacagtaTTGAAAAATTtgcatttcctctctgctcaggaAATCTGTCCGTCAAGCATTGGCTCAGTACCAAATCCAATGCAACACATACAGTGCTAAATCTGCTGGTGGACCATGATGTCTGGCCTTGGTTTCTAAAATTAGGGGCTGC encodes:
- the LOC130178827 gene encoding transferrin receptor protein 1-like, whose product is MQKMVGDHDNREVEMMPSSNMDEEIGGNGVGDHLNHNPVHKPYVAQKFGCTPKNLCFMAAATLLIFIIGYLIGYLVHQKKDLVPSPAVCMLPTEQPTLHETGAAPLMDWDDVKELLAEKLTATKFEPVFSEFTSNSHQAGSLGDEDLAIKVIKRFKEYGMNTWTDEHFVKVQDPPASGSNRVVFKDGKEERPNGFLSYSANGTVTGAVVYAHYGQESDLTFLQGRNINLNGRVVLVRAGRISFAEKVANAAKMNASAVLIYADPLDYSIGDTTQLFGHVHMGSGDPYTPGFPSFNHTQFPPVQSSGLPTILAQTITTAMATSIQRGLGGQSGPAEWALYHKLGDDTDVITVEVDNVLTDKKIHNVFGVIKGFVDADRYVVIGAQRDAWGPGFATSTVGTSVLVELARSISDMVKNDGFKPRRTIVFASWSAGEYGSVGATEWLEGYLSSLNMKAFSYINLDGVVTGRSGFKVAGSPLMHGLIENTLKEVNFGKDQSLFTHFGKGNWESDVLEPLKLDNAAYPFLAFSGIPSVSFRFTSGNSDYQYFGTMLDTREKLNSATANQVPQLAVTSARFAGHIALRLVHDHLLQMDLGKYEKIIRTHVAQINTKVKNVQRMKPQLLPKALTVQWLISAYGSYSRASRNLATEIQNSDLEDIEMCRIINDRIMAVERNFLSPYVSPKDSPFRHILLGSGPHTVTALSNHLDALRNDDPDSDADLFRNQFALATWTIQGCANSLAGDIWSLDNEI